A window of Cryptomeria japonica chromosome 3, Sugi_1.0, whole genome shotgun sequence contains these coding sequences:
- the LOC131069198 gene encoding ethylene-responsive transcription factor ERF011, which yields MADAGEDGEKEMRFRGVRKRKWGKYVAEIRSGKRSRISLGSYFTPHAAARAYDTALLCLRGPNATCFNFPDSQFNLEVANVERNPSPQAIRTAAIAVGSACDVVPGRYFRDNNNQTFEKAAHEEQPAQGGETINDQRNRPVEEKMAEEQQVIYESTDAESFVQSAGHTLSDQSIQTTFNFMI from the coding sequence ATGGCGGATGCTGGAGAAGATGGGGAGAAAGAAATGAGATTTAGAGGTGTGAGAAAGAGGAAATGGGGAAAATATGTAGCCGAGATTCGATCTGGAAAGAGATCGCGCATATCGCTGGGATCATATTTTACTCCTCACGCTGCAGCTCGGGCTTATGACACTGCGCTCTTGTGCCTCCGAGGACCCAACGCAACATGTTTCAATTTCCCAGACTCGCAGTTCAACTTGGAGGTGGCAAATGTAGAGAGAAATCCGTCACCGCAGGCTATTCGAACAGCTGCCATTGCTGTTGGCTCTGCGTGCGACGTCGTTCCAGGAAGATACTTCCGTGATAACAACAATCAAACCTTTGAGAAGGCCGCTCACGAAGAGCAACCAGCCCAAGGAGGAGAAACCATTAATGATCAACGGAATAgaccggttgaggagaaaatggcaGAAGAACAACAGGTGATATATGAATCGACTGATGCAGAATCTTTTGTACAATCGGCAGGGCATACATTATCTGACCAGAGCATTCAGACCACTTTTAATTTTATGATTTAA